From the genome of Novipirellula caenicola:
CATTGATGCGTTTCCAGATGCAGACGTTACGCAAATGGCTCGCCGATTACATCGAACACGCTTTCCGCGGCGTGACACTCAATGGCGGAACAAGCATCTACCGTGCTGAATCGATTGACGACTACGGCAACCCGGCGGAAGATGAACTCGACAAAACCGCTGAACGAATCGACTGGCGTAGGGTTGCGAAAGCGGATCTTCTGAAACG
Proteins encoded in this window:
- a CDS encoding DUF6714 family protein, with amino-acid sequence MRFQMQTLRKWLADYIEHAFRGVTLNGGTSIYRAESIDDYGNPAEDELDKTAERIDWRRVAKADLLKR